One window of the Camarhynchus parvulus chromosome 2, STF_HiC, whole genome shotgun sequence genome contains the following:
- the ZNF622 gene encoding zinc finger protein 622 — MATYTCITCRVAFKDGDIQRAHYKTDWHRYNLKRKVADMPPVTAENFQERVLAQRAVAEEQNKITATYCTVCSKRFSTFNAYENHLKSKKHLELEKKAVQAVSKKVKILNEKNLEKGLAPESVNKDEMNTAIQQAIRAQPSSSPKKTPLPPSNASGSPVSREGAGLSQSREPPEIPPRLQWFEQQARKLAKQQAEEEGDNEEDWEDMDSDEDIGSDEEMESVEEEEEEQQAEAESIPAVGAIPVTDCLFCSHHSRSLTKNVAHMTKIHSFFIPDIEYLVDLRGLIKYLGEKVGVGKICIWCNEKGKSFYSTEAVQAHMNDKSHCKLFTDGDAALEFADFYDFRSSYPDHEDGKDVEGLGKHSAEKELDYDDDTMELILPSGARVGHRSLMRYYKQRFGVTRDVAVAKNKKAVGRVLQQYRALGWTGQAGAISAQRRDMQYLQRMKAKWMLKTGMSNNATKQMHFRMQVRF, encoded by the exons ATGGCCACCTACACTTGCATCACTTGCCGTGTGGCTTTCAAGGATGGTGACATTCAGCGTGCCCATTACAAAACCGACTGGCACAGGTACAACCTGAAGCGTAAAGTTGCTGACATGCCTCCTGTTACTGCTGAGAATTTCCAAGAGAGAGtcctggcacagagagcagTAGCCGAAGAGCAGAACAAAATCACTGCCACTTACTGCACAGTGTGCAGCAAGAGGTTCTCCACCTTCAATGCTTATGAGAATCACCTGAAGTCCAAGAAGCACTTGGAGCTGGAGAAGAAAGCTGTCCAAGCTGTCAGcaagaaagtgaaaatattaaatgagaAGAATCTGGAAAAGGGGCTGGCCCCAGAGAGTGTAAATAAGGATGAAATGAATACAGCTATTCAGCAGGCCATCAGAGCCCAGCCATCTTCGTCTCCAAAGAAGACCCCTCTACCTCCCAGTAATGCAAGTGGCTCTCCAGTGTCCAGGGAAGGCGCCGGcttgtcccagagcagagaacCACCAGAAATTCCTCCACGGCTGCAGTGGTTTGAACAGCAAGCAAGGAAGCTGGCCAAGCAacaagcagaggaagaaggggaTAATGAGGAAG ACTGGGAAGATATGGATTCTGATGAAGACATTGGCTCTGACGAAGAGATGGAAAGtgtggaagaagaagaagaggaacaGCAGGCAGAAGCTGAAAGCATTCCTGCTGTTGGGGCCATACCAGTCACAGACTGCTTGTTCTGTTCGCATCACTCAAGATCTCTCACAAAAAATGTGGCACATATGACAAAAATCCACAGCTTCTTCATTCCCGACATAGAGTACCTTGTGGATCTCAGAGGACTAATCAAGTATCTTG GAGAGAAAGTTGGCGTTGGGAAAATCTGCATCTGGTGCAATGAAAAGGGGAAATCCTTCTACTCTACAGAAGCAGTCCAGGCTCACATGAATGATAAAAGCCACTGCAAACTCTTCACAGATGGAGATGCTGCCCTGGAATTTGCAGATTTCTATGACTTTAG GAGCAGTTATCCTGATCACGAGGATGGGAAAGATGTGGAGGGTCTTGGAAAGCACTCGGCAGAGAAAGAGTTGGATTATGATGATGACACCATGGAGCTGATCCTTCCATCAG GTGCCAGGGTGGGTCACCGTTCCTTGATGAGGTACTACAAGCAGCGCTTTGGTGTGACAAGAGACGTGGCCGTTGCGAAGAACAAGAAAGCCGTGGGCCGGGTGCTGCAGCAGTACCGAGCCTTGGGCTGGACAGGGCAGGCAG gggcCATCTCTGCTCAGCGGCGTGACATGCAGTACCTGCAGAGGATGAAGGCAAAATGGATGCTCAAGACAGGAATGAGTAACAATGCTACAAAGCAGATGCATTTCCGGATGCAAGTCAGATTCTGA